The Coraliomargarita parva region GCGGGTCGCGCAAGACGCGGGCACCATGTCGGTTCGGGTATAAGCCGGTGATGATGGAGCCTCGTGCCGGCACACAAACGGGAGACTGACAAAAGGCTCGTTCAAAGCGCACGCTTTCGCCAGCCAATCGATCGAGGTTTGGTGTGAGTGCATCCGGATGGTCGACGCAACTCATTGCTGCCGCCTGGTGCTGATCGGAACAAAGGAAGAGGATGTTTTTCTTATTTTTGGCCATGATCGATTGAGCTTTTGGGTTTGAGAATGCCTGAAGGCGGAGTCCCGCATGTCAGCATGCCGGGACTACGTAGACTGCTCGATATAAACTGTCGGCGAGAGAACATGTTTCAGGGATATGCGCTTGTTGTTGCGATATTCAGTGTTCGTTTCTGACGACTGCCAGTGGAAGAAACGCTTGATTGCGTCGTCCAATGCGTTGGGGGGCTTCCAGTTTTTCGTATGTCCAAGACTGCCCTTCTTTATCGACTTCCAGTAGAACCTTATAGTTTTCAAGCTTCGGGCTGCTGGGGCCGTTTGTGCATGCGAATATGGATGCCTCGGAGTCTTTCACCAAGAAGGCAGGATACGGAGAAATGCCACCGTAAGGTTCCAAGTATCGTTTGGGGTGGAACTGATTGGTTACCCCGCCGAGAACCTCTAGCCGGCTTCCTTTTGTGGCGGCAAAGCAAGTCCGGAATTTTTCAGTTTTGTAGCCGAAGACCCAAACATCTGAGGACTGAAGTGGGAAGTCGGTGAAATTTGAGGCTTCGGTATCCACCCAGCGTGCCCAGACTTTCTGGTTGTGTATAGAGCCGTCGATCTTTCCCATATTGGTCGCCGAGGTGAGGAATAGTTTGGCGCCGGGCTCTGTATTTAGGTTTTGATACGGGTTTCTGCCGCGGGTGCCTAAGTTGCGAAGGCAAATCGTTCTGAGCGCTTTATGGGCGATACAGTTGCCATTGATTTGGATATTCTCGATTGTGAGTGGTTCCGGCGAGTTTTCTGCAACCATGAAAAGCGGATCGAGCACGTCTTTATTCACTTGGATGATGGTGTGTAGACCATTGATCACCTTCACCGAGGGTGGAACTGTGACTGGCCCGCTAATATAGTATTTTTGCTGGCGACCGAAGAGGACGAAACCTTTGCCGCTATTCAGAGCGTCTTGAAGTGCTTGGCGGTAGTCTGGTGTCTCCTGGGAGGCTTCGGTATCCGGTAAGTAATCATCTACATCGGCCCAGCCTTCGGCTGTGTCCGGAAATAGAACAGCAGGCTCGTCTTCAACCGGTAGGTTGAGTGAGCGAGGTGACTTGCCGGTGGCGGAGAGGGGGATGTCGAGTGGGGCCGGATAAGTGATTTCGTCGATTCGGGTGCCGTTGGGGCTCTTTAATAGTCTGGACTCTATCAGTTTTGTGTAAGCTTGGGTCGTTATGTTTCGGGCAAAGATGGATCCCGTTTGAAATTTAATTGCGGGGATCTTCGTGGTAGAATCGCTTGCCTCGAAGCTGCTTTCAATCACGGCGACCTGACTGCCCGCGCCGCGTTGGAGAAGGGCGGGGCCGGCGCAGTTTTCGACCTTGATGGCTCGCAGCGAGGAGGTTGCGTCATCAAGGACAATGGCGGCTTCTTTCTGATCTTTCAGCGTTATATACTCGAACGAGTTATGCGTCACGTGATACGGAACCATCCACAAGCCGTAGTTGAAACCTTCAATGGTAATATCGGTGTGATATCCCTGAGTCGGGCTTGTCTTGATGTAGATGCCGGCTACTCCCTGTCCGTCGCCTGATTGAATTAGTAAATTCCGCAACGAGGTTTTGTTCGCACCTGCGTGGTTGATGCCGACCGCTCCCGGATTGCCCGAACCGCTGTTGATTGTAAGGTTTTCAACGCTGTTGAAGGTTTGTAGGTTATTGTCATCTCGACGCGACATCGAGATGATGGGTTTGATCTGCCCGGCCTCGAAGCCGGGGGAGTTATCTTTGAGTCGGATCGTCGTGCCTTCGCGGCTTTCTCCCTGGAAGCGGATATTATTGAGTCCTTCGCTTTGTCCATGCTTGCGGTAGACGAGTGCTTCTCTCGTATAGACCAATGAATCCGATACGAGGTATTCACCATTCGGAAGGTAGATTGTATACATGTCAGCGATGGGCCAATACACGCCGTCTTCGATGCGCTGCCGTATCATGTCGGCGATGAAGTCGTAGGCTTTGACTATAGCGGCGGTATCGTCGGCTTTGCCGTCACCTTTTGCGTTGAAGGGGGGCTGAGTGACATCAATCAGACGTCCTCCGTTGTGGAAGAAGGTGCTTTTCGGGTAGACCGCATGTGTCATCGGATTCCGGTCGCCGACCACATTCTGAGAGAGGCCTATTGTGAGAGTCGCAAATGTGCAAAGTGTGTAGAGAATAAGGCACTTCAGAGAAGTTCGAGTCGGTAATATATTTTTCATTGATCGTTTCTGTTTATGGGCGTGGAACAGAATGTTATGCTGAAAAGAATCGAGAATCGGTGGTGAGACTGGTATTCCTTTTCTATCTCAAGTATTCTGGTCGATCAGATTTGGATCAATCAATCACCTGTTTTCCACGTAAACCTAGTGGCTTTATTCGAGAGCTTCTTAAGTATAAAGTGTTTGTTTGCGGGGGCGCTTGGGACGATGAAATCGAGACGCCAGTTCATAGAAAAGGTCGAGCACATCGAGAGCTCGACCTTTCTGAATTCTTGAAAGTATGATCACAAGCCAGTTAGAATATTGGCGAAGGTGGTCGGGAATACTAGGTCTCTGATCTGTTGGAGCACCGAAGAAGATTTCAGGTTGTGTATCGCGATATCGCGGGATGCGCTGGAGGGCGGGCCTCCGTGATCGCCGCGGAGTTGTCAGTCCGGTTGTCAGCGGTGTTGTAGCGTGAGGTCCGGCAAGGTTCGCGGTTGCGACGGAGCGCAACCCTCCCGGTGAAACTTTCTCTTGTCTATACGGGCATGTTTCCAGAAGAATAACGTAAATGGGTGATCTTACTGAACGAAAGCATCCTGCGCGACAGAGTATTTTTGAGCAGCGAAATCGGGCAGTCATTGTATTCCTTACGGTTTGCACGGCGAAGCGTAAGCCACTTTTGGCGAATACTGCCGTTCAAGAACTGCTTGTGGATGTCTGGTGTGAGTCAGACCTATGGCTCGTTGGATGTTATGTACTGATGCCGGATCATTTGCATTTGTTTTGTGCGCCCGCATGTGTTGAACATCCATCGGTCCGAAAATGGGCACAGTATTGGAAATCGCGTGCTTCGACACGCTGGCCCAATCGTTTGGAACAACCGGTTTGGCAGTCGGATGTCTGGGATCGGCAATTGAGAACGGGCGAAAGCTATTCGGAAAAATGGGCATATGTTCTAAACAATCCGGTGCGGCATGGCTTGGTAAAGAATGCAGAAGATTGGCCCTACCAAGGAGAGCTGAACAGCTTGCTCTGGCATGATTAGAACCTCAGCACGTCATACGCGCGCCAATGGAGGGCGGGCCTCCGTGACCGCTGCGGTGTTGTAAGGCCGGTTGTCAGCGGTGTTGTAAGGCCGGTTGTCAGCGGTGTTGTTAGCGTGAGGTCCGGCAAGGTTCGCGGTTGCGACGGAGCGCAACCCTCCAGATGCGTATCATGATGTCGCGGGCTGCGTTGGAGGGCGGGCCTCCGTGACCGCCGCGGCGTTGTCAGTCCGGTTGTCAGCGGTGTTGTGGCGTGAGGTTTGGCAAGAATCGCGGTTGCGACGGAGCGCAACCCTCTAGATGCGTATCATGATGTCGCGGGCTGCGTTGGAGGGCGGGCCTCTGTGACCGCCGCGGTGTTGTCAGTCCGGTTGTCAGCGGTGTTGCTGGCGCGAGGTTCGGCAAGGTTCGCGGTTGCGACGGAGCGCAACCCTCCAGAGGGTGTGTCGTGATATTGCGGGGGCATTGGAGGGCGGGCCTCTGTGACCGCCGCGGAGTTGTAAGTGCGGTTGTTAGCGGCGTTGTTTACGCGTGGTCCGGCAAGGTTCGCGGTTGCGACGGAGCGCAACCCTCCAGGTGCTGTGTCGTGATGCCGCGTTACTGGTTGGACGAGTAACTTTGCTAGCGCCCTGTGCTGACCGAAAGATTATCGAAATAGCCGTTGGCGTTGCCTGAAATGTAGATTCTGGAAAACGAACTGTAGCTGGTGTCGCTGGTGTGGAGCAGCTCACCCGCACTCTTTGCGGAGAGTGTCAATGCACCGGATTTGTCCCAAGCGAAGGTAAGCGTCTCGAATTGATCGACACGCATCGGATTTGCTTCGAGTGAATTCAATCCGGTGAGTGCAGATGCCAGGTCTTTCCCTCCAGGTCCTCTTCGGTCGCTGGCTACGTAGTCGCTGAAGTCGCCGGAATACCGGCTGATGAAAACACGGTCATCAGAGCTGGACCATGTGAACGAATAACCTTCAACTTTGCCGTTCATGTCCGGTTCGCTGCAAACCAGAACCCACTGTTGCCTTGGCGCGCTAGTGTTATGCTGGATGTCGATGTTGACTGAGAAACTGTCTGTCAGCGTTTTTCCAAAATCCCGATAGATGAACCGGTTGTTCAAAATGACGACGTTGTTTCTACCGTTGTCGGTCGTCGCGTAGTAGGGAAATGCTTTATTGTCGGCGGTTCCGCCGGTCCAGTCACTCGACTTAAAGTCGCTGTTGCTTGTGTAATCGAACGAATCCTTCAGGATCGGTGTTTTCGCATGGGTGAATGTTGCGGAGAGGGCGGCAAGACTAAGGCAGATGATCGTCGATTTCATATTTTACAGGGAATATAAGGCTTTGAATGCAATACATTACATTTCATTCGACTAAGAACACCTGTCAAGGGCCATATGAACAGGCACTTGGTTCTTGTCAGTGTCGGCCTGGCTTGCTGTTCGAGTGAACGCCCACTTCCGTCGCTGGTCGTCCGGTCTGATACACAAGCGGGGTCGGGGAATGGCCGTCATCCGGTTTCATGCGGTAGAGGCCTTTCCAGCTAAGGGTGCGTTTGACGCGCCAGGGGCGTTGTTCCCAGTAGATGCCGCGGAAGGGGTCCCTGGTTGTGTTCATCCGCTTGAGTAGGTTATCAATCAGCTGTTCACGGATCCCGGCGTGCTCCGGGCTATCGATCAGGTTGTGGAGCTCGGCCGGATCTTTTTCCAGATCGTAGAGCTCGTCCGTGCTCATCAGGTTGATGGCCAGCTTCCAATGGTCCTGCACGATGCAGCGGATAGGCACGAAGCCGCCCCAGCTGTCATGGCAGATCGAGTGGCGTTGAAATTCCAACATGACATGTCGGTCGGGGTGTTCTGTGTCGGTTTCGACCAGTTCTTTGACGCTGGAGCCATCGAGAATGTCCGGCGTGGGGATGCCGGCCATGTCCAGCATCGTCGGCAGGAAGTCCACATGGCTGACGGGGGTGGTCACTTTGCGTCCGCGTCCTGCCTGTTTCGGGCTTCGGATGATATAGGGGATCCGGGTGATCTCGTCATACATCGCGGGGCCTTTGCCGACAATACCATGGGCATTCAGCATCTCTCCGTGATCGGAGGTGAAAATGACCACGGTGTTGTCGCCGCAATTCGCTTGGATCGCGTCGAGCAGGCGACCGATTTCCGTATCCACAAAGCTGTTACAGCCGAAATACATCGCCTGGCGTTTCTTGGTGTGGGTATTCTTATTTTCCCCGCCGGCCCAGTCGCGGTGGTGGCTGGGTTTGTTGCTCAAGTCGTCGAGGGCACCCGGCCCGATCTCGTAATCGAATGCCTCAAAAGCCTCCGCATACTCGTGAGGGCAGGTGAAGGGGCCGTGGGGTTCGTCGTAGGAAGCCACGAGGAGAAAAGGTTTCTCGGGATCGTGGTGGTCGAGGAAGTCGATGGCCTTGTCGGAGATACGATGCGCCCAAGTGAACTCGGGTCGGATGTCGTGCTCGCGGAGATCTTTGGGCGATTTCAGCTTTTCCCTCCAGAGCGTGATCTCGGCGTCGCTCAAATCGTTCAAGTAGCGCCGGCCGTCATACCAGTAGTTGTCGTCCCATCCGTCCGGACAGTTGCCTGTGTCGAAGTAATCGTGGCCGTCGAGATGCCATTTCCCGATGTAGGCGGTGTGAAAGCCAGCCTGCTGAAAGAACTGGCCCATGTGCCAGCGGTTCTCATACAAGGAGAGGTTGTTGGTCATGGGGCCGGCTTTGCTGGGAAACAGGCCGGTGAAAATGGCCGAACGCGCGGGGCTGCAGACTGGACAGGTGGTGTAGCCGCGATCGAAGCGGACGCCCTCGGCGGCCAGCTTGTCGATGTTCGGGGTGCGCATCGCCTGACCGCAGTAGGACTCAATCACGTTGGTCCCTTGGGTGTCGGTCATGATGAAGACAAAATTAGGAGTGTTCGCGTTCATGTTTAGATGGGTTTTTCAAGAGACTTTCGTTAACGGCTTGTCTTCTCAATCGCGGGGTGATGTAACTGTTACATGGGTGCCAACATACGGGAGATTGCCAACGCAGCGGGAGTCAGCACCGCCACGGTTTCGCGTGCTTTGCGTGGGCTGGCCCGGGTCGAGCCAGCCACGCGGGAGCGTGTGTTGGCGGCTGCGGAGAAACTTGGCTATTCGCGTGACCCGTTGCTTTCGGCGGCTTTGTCGCGAGCCAGACATTCGAAGACGCCGAACTATCGCGAGACGATTGGGGTTTTGTCCGAAACGGGATTAGGCAAGCGGGTTCGTGAAGAGTGGAGTCAGCGGATCTGGACTGAGCTTGTGAACTGTTCGAAGCGTATGGGCTATGCAATCGAGTCTTTCGTTCTTCCGGAGTCGGCGAAAAGCCAACTGAGCCTAATCCGGCAATTACACGCCCGGGGCATCCGAGGCTTGGTCCTGCCTCCCAAGGCGCTGTTACAGCACCGGGACCTCGTGCCGGAGTGGGGACGATTTGCGGTGGTTGAAATCAGCCATCCGCTCGTCGGCGCTTCTTTCCCCCGTGTGCAGCGACTCTTTCAAGACGACATGGCGCAGCTGCTGCGCCAGTTACATGTGCGCGGTTATCGTCGGATTGGACTTGCGCTGAATCAGGTCGAGGAGCTCCGGAGAGGAGAGGTGATCATAGCTTCGACACTCTTGTATACCCGCCAGCATCCGGAGCTATTGTTGAGCGGTGTGCTTTACGAAGATGGCTACGCCTACGATGCGACGGGTCTTGTCGACTGGTTGGAGGCACGAAAGCCGGACGTCATTATCGCTAATGGAGCGAACTGCTATGATTGGCTGAACGATGCCGGTTTTCACTTTCCGGATGATCTCGGTTTATGCCGGATCGATGCGATGAGAGAGCGACCGGAAAGCGGTCTGGCGGTGAACTACGAAGCGATTGCAAGGATGGCCATCGTACAACTGGCTTCGAGACTGGAACACGACAGTTCCGCGAGTGTGATGCCGAATGCCGTGGTTGGCATTCCGAGCGATTGGGTGGAGGGCACGACGCTAAAGCGGTTAAGCTGAATGCGTAATGATTGTCGTGTTTAAGGTCGGTTAAAGCGGCTTTGTTGTAGGGCTTCAGCTTGCTGAACGCCGTTGCGGTGTTGCCGGTTATGTTATGAACGGCGGTTTTCTGGAGTCGCGTTAGGTTCTTTACCCTCGCGGCATCGTGCATGCACGGGCCCTGCGATTTGGGACGGTTGTCGTAGGGCTTCAGATTACTGCACGTCGGAGGGAGCTATCTCCGGCGGCGCAGGATGAATGTCCCGCAGAGGGCTCCGAAGGCAATCGTGAGTGCCACCGAGCTGGGCTCGGGGATTTGCACGAAGGTCAAACTTTCATAATCTCCCAATGTAGTATTATTGGTTTTTGTCAGGCTAATCGCATCCACAGCCAAGTCCGGAAGAGCTGATGAGAAATCGGCAATGTTGCTGCCGTTTCTGTAAAAGTAAACCGTGCCGAAGTTTGTCACTCCGTCATAGCCACCGGCACTGGAATAATCCAACACGATCTTATAGGTCACTGTTCCGGAAATAGCACCGGCATCGTATGAACTGGTTGTGTTCGGTCCCGCGTAATATTCACTGCCGGAATCACCTTCTGCTCGTAAGAGCGCTGTGGCAAATGAGGTATTGTTTGCGCTTGTCGTGAAAAACGCATTGTTTACAGAAGGTGTACCCTCATAAAAACCGACCCCAATCCAGGTTCCTGCAGCTACAGCAGACGTGTTGCTGAAGGTTGCCTCCAGTGAGAAAATCGCGTCCTCATTGCCTTTAGCGTCGTTCACATAAGAACCGAGCGTCAAATAGGCACTGCCATAGGCACCCACTGCACCTTTGACGTCGACGCTGCCGTCTTGGTTGAACTCATTCATGCCCACCCATGTGCTGCTGCCGCCTGATGAGCTGAGTAGAGGATTAAAGTAGGAAGCGGTATCTCCATCGAGCCGATCACTACTGAGGCCACCGAAATCTTCCTCGATGAGCAAGGTTTGGGCAGTTAACCCAACCATGGGCAGAGCCATTGTAAGGAGGTAGGTGGAAATGGATTTTTTTAGCAATTGGGATTTCATAAGATTTGAGGGGGTTAATATTTAAATGATGCAATGCATTAAATGCTTGCTGGACGGGTGCGCCAAGTGAATGCTGGGTGAACCGTTCACTTGATGGATTCTGCGAATCGAGATAAGGGGCAATCTTCCCCGAGCATTAAAGCTATTGCGGAAGCCTGCGGCTTGTCCCGGGCAACGGTTTCATATGCCCTGCGAGGTCATGCTAAAATACCGTCTTCGACCCGGGAACTTGTGGTCAAAACAGCGGAGGGCATGGGCTATCGGGCGAACCGGCACATGTCGCGTGTGATGAGTGATATCCGCGGGCGAACCGGTAATTACTACAAGGAAAACCTCGGTTATTTGGTGCACTATAAATCGAGCGACCAATACTATGCCTGGCCCACAACCATTTGGAAATCGGTTCAGAAGCGTGCGGCTGAAATTGGATATGGGGTCGACCGTCTAGAACTGGACGATACGAAATCCAGCCTGCAAACGTGTGAACGGATTATCCGTTCACGTGGGATTCGTGGCATTATTATCGCGCCATTTACGGAAGCACATATTCGGCTTCAAATCCGGGTCGAGAATTTGGCAATGGTTGCGATCGGTCACACGCTTGAGTATCCAGACGTTCACCGGATCGGACGTGACATTGTTCATTCCTTCGAAAAAATTGCAGACCACATCCAACTGGAAGGCTATCAGCGGGTTGCTTACGCCTCCGAACTCTCACACGAGGACCGCATGGATAAACTGCCACTCTCGCGCTATCTAATGAAGCAATGGGATACCGGGCTATTTTCCGTCGAGCCATTTGTTCGTGATCTTTCAGAGTTCGGTCCCAGTCAATTTCTCGAATGGTTTGAGGCGAAGCGACCCGATATGATTATAACATTCCAGGGCAATCTGATTAAGTGGTTGGAGCTCGGAGGTTATCATGTGCCGGCTGACGTCAGCGTCATACGACTCAACAGTGACGGGGTGGATACGCCTGATTCCGGAGTCTACGCCAACTACGAATCGCTTGGGGAAACTGCTGTGGAACAACTCTCCGGTCTGGTCGAACGGGGTGAGTTCGGAATCCCCACCGCGCCCAAAACCGTTTTAGTCAAAGGCCTTTATAATGAAGGGAGAACGCTGCGGAAGCCCTTATCTAAGCTAGCCCATGCGGTATGCTGAATGCCGCCCGTAGTCGCACTGCTTCAGCCGTGCGACCGAGTGGAATCAGCGATACCGATTGCACTTCCGGGTGACCGGTTAAATCGGATTCATCGTCGATTCATGGGACAGGCTTTGGCAGGGGATGGAATGCAATGGAGGGCGGGCCTCCGTGACCGCCGCAGTGTTGTCAGTCTGGTTGTCAGCGGTGTTGTAGCGTGAGGTCCGGCAAGGTTCGCGGTTGCGACGGAGCGCAACCCTCCAGAGGGTGTGTCGTGATGTTGTGGGACGCGCTGGAGGGCGGGCCTCCGTGACCGCCGCGGTGTTGCAAGTCCGGTTGTCAGCGGTGTTGTAGCGTGAGGTCCGGCAAGGTTTGCGGTTGCGACGGAGCGCAACCCTCCAGATTGTGTTTCGTGATGTCGCGGAACGCATTGGAGGGCGGGCCTCCGTGACCGCCGCGGTGTTGTAAGTCCGGTTGTCAGCGGTGTTGTCGTGTGAGGTTCGGCAAGATTCGCGGTTGCGACGGAGCGCAACCCTCCAGAGGGTGTGTCGTGACGTCGTGGGTTGCAATGGAGGGCGGGCCTCCGTGACCGCCGCGGTGTTGTCAGTCCGGTTGTCAGCGGTGTTGTAGCGTGAGGTCCGGCAAGGTTTGCGGTTGCGACGGAGCGCAACCCTCCAGAGGGTGTGTCGTGATGTTGTGGGACGCGCTGGAGGGCGGGCCTCCGTGATCGCCGCGGAGTTGTCAGTCCGGTTGTCAGCGGTGTTGTAGCGTGAGGTCCGGCAAGGTTCGCGGTTGCGACAGAGCGCAACCCTCCAGTTGAAACTTTCTCTTGTCTATACGGGCATGTTTCCAGAAGAATAACGTAAATGGGTGATCTTACTAGACGAAAGCATCCTGCGTGACAGAGTATTTTTGAGCAGCGAAATCGGGCAGTCATTGTATTCCTTACGGTTTGCACGGCGAAGCGTAAGCCACTTTTGGCGAATACTGCCGTTCAAGAACTGCTTGTGGATGTCTGGTGTGAGTCAGACCTATGGCTCGTTGGACGTTATGTGCTGATGCCGGATCATTTGCATTTGTTTTGTGCGCCCGCATGTGTTGAACATCCATCGGTCCGAAAATGGGCACAGTATTGGAAATCGCGTGCTTCGACACGCTG contains the following coding sequences:
- a CDS encoding glycosyl hydrolase family 28-related protein; translation: MKNILPTRTSLKCLILYTLCTFATLTIGLSQNVVGDRNPMTHAVYPKSTFFHNGGRLIDVTQPPFNAKGDGKADDTAAIVKAYDFIADMIRQRIEDGVYWPIADMYTIYLPNGEYLVSDSLVYTREALVYRKHGQSEGLNNIRFQGESREGTTIRLKDNSPGFEAGQIKPIISMSRRDDNNLQTFNSVENLTINSGSGNPGAVGINHAGANKTSLRNLLIQSGDGQGVAGIYIKTSPTQGYHTDITIEGFNYGLWMVPYHVTHNSFEYITLKDQKEAAIVLDDATSSLRAIKVENCAGPALLQRGAGSQVAVIESSFEASDSTTKIPAIKFQTGSIFARNITTQAYTKLIESRLLKSPNGTRIDEITYPAPLDIPLSATGKSPRSLNLPVEDEPAVLFPDTAEGWADVDDYLPDTEASQETPDYRQALQDALNSGKGFVLFGRQQKYYISGPVTVPPSVKVINGLHTIIQVNKDVLDPLFMVAENSPEPLTIENIQINGNCIAHKALRTICLRNLGTRGRNPYQNLNTEPGAKLFLTSATNMGKIDGSIHNQKVWARWVDTEASNFTDFPLQSSDVWVFGYKTEKFRTCFAATKGSRLEVLGGVTNQFHPKRYLEPYGGISPYPAFLVKDSEASIFACTNGPSSPKLENYKVLLEVDKEGQSWTYEKLEAPQRIGRRNQAFLPLAVVRNEH
- a CDS encoding REP-associated tyrosine transposase; this encodes MGDLTERKHPARQSIFEQRNRAVIVFLTVCTAKRKPLLANTAVQELLVDVWCESDLWLVGCYVLMPDHLHLFCAPACVEHPSVRKWAQYWKSRASTRWPNRLEQPVWQSDVWDRQLRTGESYSEKWAYVLNNPVRHGLVKNAEDWPYQGELNSLLWHD
- a CDS encoding sulfatase-like hydrolase/transferase, yielding MNANTPNFVFIMTDTQGTNVIESYCGQAMRTPNIDKLAAEGVRFDRGYTTCPVCSPARSAIFTGLFPSKAGPMTNNLSLYENRWHMGQFFQQAGFHTAYIGKWHLDGHDYFDTGNCPDGWDDNYWYDGRRYLNDLSDAEITLWREKLKSPKDLREHDIRPEFTWAHRISDKAIDFLDHHDPEKPFLLVASYDEPHGPFTCPHEYAEAFEAFDYEIGPGALDDLSNKPSHHRDWAGGENKNTHTKKRQAMYFGCNSFVDTEIGRLLDAIQANCGDNTVVIFTSDHGEMLNAHGIVGKGPAMYDEITRIPYIIRSPKQAGRGRKVTTPVSHVDFLPTMLDMAGIPTPDILDGSSVKELVETDTEHPDRHVMLEFQRHSICHDSWGGFVPIRCIVQDHWKLAINLMSTDELYDLEKDPAELHNLIDSPEHAGIREQLIDNLLKRMNTTRDPFRGIYWEQRPWRVKRTLSWKGLYRMKPDDGHSPTPLVYQTGRPATEVGVHSNSKPGRH
- a CDS encoding LacI family DNA-binding transcriptional regulator encodes the protein MGANIREIANAAGVSTATVSRALRGLARVEPATRERVLAAAEKLGYSRDPLLSAALSRARHSKTPNYRETIGVLSETGLGKRVREEWSQRIWTELVNCSKRMGYAIESFVLPESAKSQLSLIRQLHARGIRGLVLPPKALLQHRDLVPEWGRFAVVEISHPLVGASFPRVQRLFQDDMAQLLRQLHVRGYRRIGLALNQVEELRRGEVIIASTLLYTRQHPELLLSGVLYEDGYAYDATGLVDWLEARKPDVIIANGANCYDWLNDAGFHFPDDLGLCRIDAMRERPESGLAVNYEAIARMAIVQLASRLEHDSSASVMPNAVVGIPSDWVEGTTLKRLS
- a CDS encoding PEP-CTERM sorting domain-containing protein translates to MKSQLLKKSISTYLLTMALPMVGLTAQTLLIEEDFGGLSSDRLDGDTASYFNPLLSSSGGSSTWVGMNEFNQDGSVDVKGAVGAYGSAYLTLGSYVNDAKGNEDAIFSLEATFSNTSAVAAGTWIGVGFYEGTPSVNNAFFTTSANNTSFATALLRAEGDSGSEYYAGPNTTSSYDAGAISGTVTYKIVLDYSSAGGYDGVTNFGTVYFYRNGSNIADFSSALPDLAVDAISLTKTNNTTLGDYESLTFVQIPEPSSVALTIAFGALCGTFILRRRR
- a CDS encoding LacI family DNA-binding transcriptional regulator, coding for MDSANRDKGQSSPSIKAIAEACGLSRATVSYALRGHAKIPSSTRELVVKTAEGMGYRANRHMSRVMSDIRGRTGNYYKENLGYLVHYKSSDQYYAWPTTIWKSVQKRAAEIGYGVDRLELDDTKSSLQTCERIIRSRGIRGIIIAPFTEAHIRLQIRVENLAMVAIGHTLEYPDVHRIGRDIVHSFEKIADHIQLEGYQRVAYASELSHEDRMDKLPLSRYLMKQWDTGLFSVEPFVRDLSEFGPSQFLEWFEAKRPDMIITFQGNLIKWLELGGYHVPADVSVIRLNSDGVDTPDSGVYANYESLGETAVEQLSGLVERGEFGIPTAPKTVLVKGLYNEGRTLRKPLSKLAHAVC
- a CDS encoding REP-associated tyrosine transposase, producing the protein MVFLTVCTAKRKPLLANTAVQELLVDVWCESDLWLVGRYVLMPDHLHLFCAPACVEHPSVRKWAQYWKSRASTRWPNRLEQPVWQSDVWDRQLRTGESYSEKWAYVRNNPVRHGLVKNAEDWPYQGELNSLLWHD